A genomic window from Chanodichthys erythropterus isolate Z2021 chromosome 1, ASM2448905v1, whole genome shotgun sequence includes:
- the cxcl14 gene encoding C-X-C motif chemokine 14, giving the protein MNRCTAALLLLVIAVYSLNTEAYKCRCTRKGPKIRYKDVQKLEIKPKHPYCQEKMIFVTMENVSRFKGQEYCLHPRLQSTKNLVKWFKIWKDKHRVYEA; this is encoded by the exons ATGAATCGCTGTACGGCCGCTTTGCTTTTGCTGGTTATCGCCGTTTATTCACTCAATACAgagg CATATAAGTGCAGATGCACAAGAAAAGGCCCGAAGATCCGGTACAAAGATGTGCAAAAGCTGGAGATCAAGCCTAAACATCCGTACTGCCAAGAAAAGATGATATT TGTCACCATGGAGAATGTATCCCGTTTCAAAGGTCAAGAGTACTGCCTGCACCCCAGACTCCAGAGCACTAAGAACCTTGTCAAGTGGTTCAAAATCTGGAAGGACAAACACAG GGTGTACGAGGCCTAA